In Diadema setosum chromosome 19, eeDiaSeto1, whole genome shotgun sequence, a genomic segment contains:
- the LOC140242536 gene encoding LOW QUALITY PROTEIN: uncharacterized protein (The sequence of the model RefSeq protein was modified relative to this genomic sequence to represent the inferred CDS: inserted 1 base in 1 codon) has protein sequence MREKIVVGRLYXWFVDFIAAENMFVNCTLVDATTVICNGTTFVVEEGPLRPGDVWFWVYIGIYVALMLFAGLMAGLTLGLLSLDITTLQVLSTAGTPSEQVYAKRILPLVKNSHLLLVTLILANAAAVESMPLFLDAITSPIVAVVVSVTAVLIFGEVIPQALCTKYGLAIGANLAWFVYILIALLFIIAWPIAKLLTLLLGEGTGTFYRRAELKALVDLQATSPEAAAEDSALSQDEVLIIKGALDAEGKVAKDAMIPIDKVFMLDHDGVLDRKTMQEIIGKGFSHVPVYKGHRQNIQGEFVVKNLIILDPDDLESVSESLEHYGRPLHAIAATKPLYNILDEMMDGKYRMAAIYDVPVTTLPSVPEETDAPPPTPTLATTTSMTGMNYIGVITLFNVLEVVLGEPIISSDDVYAQLRQKVEVGKVKLVRSLSHAHIPTTTTGSINSPPSPLTPQPSAAEKTPLLSPGNMA, from the exons ATGAGAGAAAAGATCGTTGTCGGAAGACTTT AATGGTTCGTTGATTTCATTGCTGCAGAAAACATGTTCGTAAACTGCACCTTGGTGGACGCCACAACGGTGATCTGCAATGGCACCACGTTTGTGGTGGAGGAGGGTCCCCTCAGGCCCGGGGACGTGTGGTTCTGGGTCTACATCGGCATCTACGTGGCCCTCATGCTCTTCGCTG GGCTGATGGCCGGACTTACGCTTGGTCTCCTCTCGCTGGACATCACCACGCTCCAGGTCCTCTCCACCGCCGGCACGCCCAGCGAACAGGTGTACGCCAAGCGTATCCTGCCCCTGGTGAAGAACTCCCACCTCCTCCTCGTCACCCTCATCCTGGCCAACGCGGCCGCGGTCGAGTCCATGCCGCTGTTTCTCGACGCCATCACCAGCCCCATCGTGGCCGTGGTCGTGTCGGTCACCGCCGTGCTCATCTTTGGCGA GGTTATACCGCAAGCTCTTTGTACGAAATACGGCCTGGCGATTGGGGCGAATCTAGCCTG GTTCGTGTACATCTTGATAGCCCTGCTCTTTATCATTGCCTGGCCCATCGCCAAGCTTCTCACGCTACTCCTCGGGGAGGGAACGGGAACGTTCTACCGCCGAGCAG AGTTAAAGGCACTGGTGGATCTGCAGGCGACGTCCCCAGAAGCCGCTGCAGAAGACAGCGCCCTCAGTCAGGACGAAGTGCTCATCATCAAGGGCGCGCTAGACGCGGAGGGCAAGGTCGCTAAGGACGCCATGATTCCAATAGACAAGGTCTTCATGTTAGACCACGATGGGGTCTTGGATCGGAAGACTATGCAGGAG ATCATTGGCAAGGGTTTCTCACACGTTCCAGTCTACAAGGGTCACCGCCAGAACATCCAAGGCGAGTTCGTGGTGAAGAACCTCATCATCCTCGACCCCGACGACCTCGAGTCGGTGTCCGAGTCGCTGGAGCACTACGGGCGGCCGCTGCACGCCATCGCCGCCACCAAGCCCCTCTACAACATCCTTGACGAGATGATGGACGGGAAGTACCGCATGGCAGCGATCTACGACGTGCCGGTGACGACGTTGCCCAGCGTGCCCGAGGAAACTGACGCTCCGCCGCCGACACCCACTCTCGCCACTACCACGTCTATGACAGGAATG AATTACATCGGTGTGATCACGCTCTTTAACGTCCTTGAGGTTGTGTTGGGTGAACCAATCATCTCATCTGATGACGTGTACGCCCAGCTGAGGCAGAAAGTGGAAGTCGGGAAGGTCAAACTGGTGCGCTCACTCAGCCACGCCCACATTCCCACGACGACGACGGGATCTATCAACTCTCCTCCGTCTCCTCTCACG CCTCAACCGTCTGCTGCGGAAAAGACGCCCTTACTATCTCCAGGCAACATGGCCTAG